AGGAACACCAGACCCGCATCACGAAATTATTGAATCAATGAATCAGTGAAATCCTGACGTTGTGAATCAATGAGTCTGTGAGTCAATGATTCAAAGACAGTTCTCGAAAAGGAGAGAATCATAACCTTCATCCCATCAAACGCCGATATACGACGGAATCGTATTGAGAGAGATACAACTGAGTGTCTGACATGGATTTATGAGTCATTGATTCAATGATCGAACTATGACCGAATCACCACGTGGATGGGGCGTCACACCATCGACTGGCATCCCTACGATCGCCTTCGGCAACCAGAAAGGCGGGACGGGAAAGACAACCGCGACGATCAACAGTGCCGCGGCACTGGCCACTCGCAACCACGATATTCTTGCAATTGATATGGACCCACAAGCCGACATGACGAAAGGGCTTGGACTGGGTCCGGGCGACGACAACGATCCGTCAAGCCCGAAGAACGACCTCCCCAACACACTAGTCACCGATGACGAGAACCTGCTCGACGTACTCGTCGACAATCCGCGCACGCACGATACTAGTCTTTCAGAGATCGTGATCGAAGCCGACGAGTACGACCACCTGAACTTCGACCTGATTCCCAGTCACAAGGACATGGGCCTTGCTCGAGATTGGATGGACGATGCGAATGCTCGTCTCACGCTGAAACTCGCTCTCGAAGAGATGGTTGACGACGGATACAACTACGATTTTATCGTAGTCGATTGCCCTCCCGACCTCTCAGTCCTGACGGATGCGGCGTTCATCGCGGCTCAGAACGTCTTCCTGGCTGCACAAACCCAAGCAACGTCACGGGATGCGCTGGATGACCTGTGGGACCAACTGGAGTCCATCGAGGACAACCAGCAGCTCGAGATTGCTATCGTCGGGCTCCTAGCAAATATGTATCGTGACGACG
This region of Natrinema sp. DC36 genomic DNA includes:
- a CDS encoding ParA family protein; protein product: MTESPRGWGVTPSTGIPTIAFGNQKGGTGKTTATINSAAALATRNHDILAIDMDPQADMTKGLGLGPGDDNDPSSPKNDLPNTLVTDDENLLDVLVDNPRTHDTSLSEIVIEADEYDHLNFDLIPSHKDMGLARDWMDDANARLTLKLALEEMVDDGYNYDFIVVDCPPDLSVLTDAAFIAAQNVFLAAQTQATSRDALDDLWDQLESIEDNQQLEIAIVGLLANMYRDDGQSQKFLSAFDESFASMAPIFKLPMRVAIQRAWDNGRDIFEWEDANDQQVERDIFLEVAETMERAFDKTQVEV